Genomic window (Balearica regulorum gibbericeps isolate bBalReg1 chromosome Z, bBalReg1.pri, whole genome shotgun sequence):
GACTTGAAGTTATTAATATcaatcttaaaataatatttttcttttcttttctgtctttttccacTAAAATAGATAATATACCTGAGAGAATCCCCAGAAGACGTGTACAGGCTTATATTGACTGGAAGCGTCTCATATCTTCCTTTCAGGTAAATTACAAGTTGTTAGAACTTTCTGTACCATGATATTTTGAAGAAGAATGTAGTATTTAGCAGTACtaatttgggatatttttttgcTGAAGCTTTAAGATGTGACACATTCACTGCCTGAGCTTTAAGTGCAGACTGCTGAACAGGGGTGTTAGCAGCTGGTACTGAAGTGTACTGACAGAAGGTGAAGGAGCCATGCTGCTTGGTATGCACTCTTGTTGAGCTTTTTGATCTACGTTGCTTCTCACTTGGCAGTCTGGTTTTGTGCCAGTAGTTTATAGTTAAACGTATCAAAATATCTGTCATTCATCACAAATCGCTTGTAATACTTTTCGTGCTCCGTTTTTCCCACTTGTCAAATGTATGCAGCAACCTGCAGATACTGTTTTGTGCATAAAACATGCTGGCTAACTTCATATGATTTAGTGTaactttaaagtatttcttttaccAATGAGGAAATGTGTAAAACCATTGGTTCATGGTTGCTTGACTCTGAGGGAATGTAATCTTAGTTGTTTCAGGCCACAGACTTGACTTTGTGGTATATACTGTGCTGCTTAACATAGCAAATAAAGTCAATCCATCGTGCAGAGGAACCActtcttaatttcttccaaaCAAGAGTTTCTAAAAGTTGGGCTAAACTAACGTTCCATTGGCTGCCACGATATGCGGAAAGGAATGACCAAGAAACTTCTTAGGAGGCAAGTTTACTGTCCAAATATATTGTTATGGGGTGATTAATTCAGTCCTTGCGTGTTTGTGTTTGCTAGCTCTCATGCTAGAGATGGGCTTTTGATGATTTGAATTTCTATTCCTTCCCCGCTGCCACCACCACAGTATAACCGTAACAGTAAAAGGgattgttcctccccaggtgcagagCTTTACACTTCTTGTTGACTTTCATGAGGCTCCTGTCAGCCTGTTTCTCCAGCCTATCAAGGTtgctctggatggcagcacagtGCTCCagtgtatcagccactcctcccagttttgtgtcatcagcaaacttgctgagggaactctctcctccttcatccaaatcattaatgaagatgttgaagtTGAGAGTGACGTTTGTTTTCCTCCAATCTTCAGGCATTTCTCCCAGTTGCCATAATTGACCAGAGATTATTGAGAGtggccttgcaatgacatcagccagctccctcagcactcatgggtgcatgCCATCAAGGCCCATGGACCTAGGTATGTCCAGTTTGCAGAAGTATTCCCTGACCTGGTCCTCTTCCACAAAGAGTACACATTCCTTATTCTAGCCTTTCCCCCTGGTTTCTGGGACTTGCGATTCCTGAAGGTTGGTCTTGCGAGTAAAGACAGGCAAAGAAGACATTCAGTACCTCGGCTTTTTCGATGTCCTGtgtaaccaggtcacctgtcTCATTGAGCAGTGGGCCCACATCTTCCCTAGTCTTATGTTGCATATGTGCTTATGGAAGTCCTTGatgttttctttgacatttcTGTCCAGATTCAATTCCACGTGGGCTTTAACTTACCTACCTTTATCTGTGGATGCACGGACAATGTATCTATATTCCTCCCAGGatacctgcccttgcttccaccctctgtatgcttcctttttgtgtttgagtttggcCAGGagttccttgttcatccacgcaggcctcctggcatttttgcctgctTCATATTCATTGGGATGAACTGCTCGTATGCTGGAAGGAGGTGGTCTTTGAATATTatccagctttcttgggcccctcttcctcccAGGGCCTTACCCCATGAGGCTCTTCCAAGCAGATatttgaagaggccaaagtctgctctcctgaactCCAGGGTTGTCAGCTTGCTTTTCACCCTTCTTCTTGTGCTaaggatcctgaactccaccatctcataGTCACTGTAGCTAAGGCTGCCTTTGACTTTCACATCCCCAATAAGCAcctccttgttggtgagtaTGAGGTCCAGTAGAGCACTGTTCCTCGTTGGTTTCTgtatcacttggaggaggaagttgtcacCAGTTCACTGCAGGAACCTCTTGGATTGCTTAtaccctgctgtgttgtccctccaacagatactGGAGTGGTTGAAGTTCCCCGTCATGACCTGGGCCTGagaatgtgaggctgctcctgtctgtaGAGGGCCTGATCCACTTGTTCTTCTTGGTCAGGTGGCCTAGCAGATGCCCACTACAATGTCACCTTTACCAGTCCTCTTTTACCTGAATGGGATTCtgttatttccttctcctgctgaTTTTTTCCTCCGCACCTTTCACACTGATTCATTAGGGAGAAAAAGGATACAGACAAATTGTAAAAGCAGCTATCCAGGTTCTTCAGaagttcttcctcttctcagtTGAAGTTTGAACacaatttattatttactttttttaagcattaatgATTCTCTGCTGATGAGAGCTGCATGGTCTCAGAAGAAAGTGTTCTGCCAAGACATAATATTCTTTGATGTAgattcagtttaaattttttttttggctttacTATAGTATTCCTGTAGAATGCTTATTCTGCAGTGCTTATGGAATCTCATAATGGTCACATACTAAGAACATGCCATTCTTGGATcaacagactttaaaaaattgtaGTTGAAAGAAGGGGTTTTAATGAAAACCAGtttctccttatttttaagcattaacTGGTTTATGCATCTTAAGGAAAGTAAGTTTTAATATATCTACACAAATGTGTATCTTGACAGTTCTGTTAAGATGCTGTTTACGTATACGTAGAATGCATGTTTGCAGCATCTTTTTTAAATggactttgaagaaaaaaattgcagtgtatcacaatttcacttttttgcAAGTgtacttcagaagaaaatgttctaAAAGTGTGTGTTAGAATATGATACTAATTGACTCATAAACTGTTGCCACAAAGAGTTTGTATTATCTGAAACATATATGTTTCAGTTTTCATGTCGGAAATTGCACATCAGCTTTATCAAAACTATAACTGGAATAATTTTACTCTTCAGTCATCTGTTAacttattttatgttttgttgttattgtaaTATGCAAGGTGGCATAAATGAAGTGATCATTGGACATAATTATTTCACTGTAATAGTAATTATCTTGAAGcaatttttaaaggtgttttaGAGAAATATCTTCAATTGCTTTCACTTCAAttaaaatgagataattttactgttttggttGTCATATGTTATAGGGATGCTTCCTTTGGTACTTGCAGTTTTCATCTGACATTGCTGGACTGTTTTCATGCAATAAACAAGGTcagtaaaacagtatttttcatattgcaaaAGATCACTAATAATTGCCCAACAGAAGGCGGCAACTTAGGAAGCTAGGATCCAGTTAAGCCTTTGCAGTAGCACATTTTCTGACTGTTGCCTAGCTTATTATGTATCATGCACTGTAACAAAACTTCTAGATACAGCATCCGTAGAAGTTGACCAGTAACTTATATAATCAACTAAAGAAGATTTTAAACAGGGaattttgagttttatttatgTAATCTTTCAGGACAGTCAGTCACACCTCTAATCCCTAAAAGTTGTGTGATAAGTTTATTATATGCCTGCCTGGTGTTACATTTTAGGCTGAATATATATAGCCTTTGAAAGTGGTTTTGAATTGGTTAGTGATATTTTTTAGGCATTTGCAGCATGTGCTAATGACTTCAAGTTTTGCTTTAGTAACATAAATAGAACACACATTATGAGgcaggtgctttttttttaaactacaaattATCATAATCTAGTGTTTTAAAGCAATATGGTCGTGAAGTAACATGGCATTGAAGGACAGGGGAATTTATATGCATTCTATTTAGTCTGTACAAGTAGTGAAATGGGGAGTTTTGCAGCTGTCCACTCTGCTAAAGGCTTTTGTATGATGGGTATCTCTGCCAAATACTGGTGTTTTTACTGATTAAGCGAGCTTCTTGCAGAtttgtgtttttcagcttttttggaTGTTTTGGCATTGGCTGCTTCTATGCCAAGAGCGGTGAATTGCTATTCTTCTTAATACCGGTGAACAGCAAGGAAAAGTACAGAAGATTATACAGTGAAAAAGGAGATTAGAATGtagttttttaaatatctggAGATAGGGGGTTATCTGTGTTTGTGCTTCCTGACTTAACAAATGGGTAGACTGCCAGTTACccaaatgtttaaattttttatacAGGATTAAATATAATGGTTGTGGATAATTACAGGACATCAGGGACCATGCTCGTGTCTGCTTAGGAATGAGTGTCtgcaaacaatttaaaatcaatgACAATATTAGCATCATAATGAGACTGAGTAGCATTCATGCACAAACATATTTGTAATCCTTGAATGCAGACTTCAGAATGTACTCataatttcaataaatattttttgccagttatttttctcttttttatttttttactgctagCAGTAATAAAAAGACTGAATGATTCTGTAGTCAGGAATTTTGTACTGattcaatgaaaacagaaaagagtgGATTTGCTTGTCTAACTTCACTTATATTAAAATTTACAAATCTGTTTTGAACCAAGACTGAATtgatctgtatttttcaaatatatgagGAAATCTCTCTGAAAGAGTAGAATAGGTATTAAGGGTCTTTCAGTAACCTAGGAGTGATAAACTGTCCGCATTGAAATGGTGTTGTCTTTGTTAAAAGCTGTATTCTGAATTTTAGGCTTTGCAGTATGGTTTCCTGGATTTCAATACGTTTGATGTAAATGAATATGAGCATTATGAAGTAAGTGTTCAGTATCAATCTTGTGATTTGTTTGCTGTTACTAATGCTAAGATGATGGTTTATAatatgtgctattttttttgttgttgaattaggttccatttctgttttgtctctttAAACTTTGATTGTTAAATAAAGGTGTGTGGTCAGAGAGAGaatattaaaattcagatttaagcACAGTCAGCCTCAAACATGGGAGGTAAAGCAGAAACCAAAATTGagataaatacttttttccattattattaaAGCCCTGGAAGATGATCAGGGAGTGGGAATTTGGCCACCTTTTAGAGGTCATGTATATTCTTGAGCAGTCCTGATGAGAAACTTGAGGGCATACAAGTCCAAGTCTAACTGAATTCTGGAGAGTGATTAAAGTATGTATCTGTGAACACATGGCAAAGGtacaataaaaatctttgaGATAAAGAAGGAAGCAGGGATGGGAAACTCCAAGCCTTTGGGGCAGGGGAAATGGATGTGACAGTGAAGGACTGCAACCCTTGACGATATGCAGTCTCAGAAATGCAAAGCTGCCAGTTACctgtaaagagaaaattaaatgttcttAGAAGCTAAAAagtcattatttaaattatgaacAGAGATAATGCCAAGGTCATAATTTAGGAAcctataaaaaattaaaaagtggaaGTTGCCCTTCATCTGAAGTACATCAGTTGTGTTGTTCTAAAACTCTTAATTTAGAAAGAGGAGAACACAGGCAAGAAAAGGGAGGTTGATAGCATCTGGCATCCTCCCAATGGAACAGAAAACAGGCAACTAACATAACTTCCTTTGGCAAAAATTGTACATCACATCTATCTAGCATGTATTTTGAAACAATAaggaaaagcctgaaaatacAGGGATAATGATAAACCAAGCATTTTCTCttgacagagagcagaaaatggAGATTTTAACTGGATAATACCAAACAAATTCATTGCCTTCAGTGGACCTCATTCAAGAAGTAAAATTGAAAATGGTATGCTTAAAAAAGGAGGTGGGGGACAGAAGCCCACTGCTTTCTTAGTTGATTGTTATCAGTAAGAACACGCTTTAAAAATTGTTCCTCAAAcagtgtgtttttttccttggctctttttcttttataagaaCCCTGGCAGTAAAACTTTAATGCTTGGTTTAATTGCATCTGACCTAGGTGATTAtgttaaaattccattttcgGTTAGTCTATTTCTTTATGTTGAACATGAGTTctattttgaaagtgttttcatCTCTTGTTTTTGAGTCTTCGTTTATTTCTGCAGGTTGAGCCttactctcttcttttttttttttttttttttttttttttttttaccccttcttTTTTCAAATAGGCTATCCCCACCATGCTCCAGAGGCCTATTTCCCATACTTCAGGAAACATAAGGTCACCACTATAATACGCCTCAACAAAAAACTGTACGATGCCAAGCGATTTATAGATGCTGGATTTGAGCATTTTGACCTCTTCTTTGCTGATGGAAGCACACCTAGTGATACAATAGTTACAACGTTtctaaatatttgtgaaaatgctGAAGGTGTTATAGCCGTCCATTGCAAAGGTATAGTGCAAAACCAATGTATATTACAAGTGATGCTTATAGTTACAATTCCTGAGGTATTTTGCACTATAATTTCATTATATCTAGTTACTAACTTCTCTGCCAAGCCGCAACTTTTCCATACCAATTCTTACTGTGCTTTTGTTCTGCActtcatttctaattttttttaagttccaGAAAAATCTTCCCAGCTGTTTCCAAGAATGAGGTTGGGGAAAGTGAGCCTGCCAATGTTAATAGCTCTTTGCTAGAAAATGTTACCACTTTCCAAGGATGCTTTTGAGCAGGAATTCAAAGCCCCAGCAAGGTTTATAGATCTTCCTGAAAATACACAGTTAAATATACCAAGTCataaacttttgaaaatgcCAGTGCAGGTTTTTGAGGAGATTCTTTATGAAGTATAAGTGTTCTTCCAGAACCACAGAAATCTTTATCCCTCAGAAACCCTTTATACTAGCTGTACTGGGCATTCTGTGAATATCTGTTCCTCCAGAGTTAGACTGCCAAAGAAAAGATACTCAGAGCATGCCCAGTGCAGCTAGTATAAAGATACGGTTTTCTGTGGTTCTAGAGGAACTGTATTTCCCTTCCCACACCATCTTTAATAGTCTATCAGACATTTATTCTCCACAAACTTTGCTTCACTAACGAACCTGATAATGCTGTGATTGAAGGAGAAAGGCCTTTTCTTAACCGATTTACCTGGGACCTGCAAAGGCTGCATTTTTGTTCCTGGATCTGCTGTTTGCCGCATGTTTAACAGGACTATACTGCAAAGTGGAAGAATTGGTAAAAATATCATCTTGACTGTTGGGAAGGAAGTGCCTATCTTACTCTCCAGTGCAATCTATGATCAATTTGCTAAAAGGTGCTTTgagaattttggaaaaaagccaGCTGTTTTATCCCATGCATAAGAACATTCTCATACCTATATACATATTCATAGATAGATAGGTAAGTAAAGATAAGTAGACTTACAGATATTTGTAAAGTCGCTGACTTTGGAAGGTTACCTCATTCAAAAGCATATGAACAATGTGTTAGTAATCttgtacatggaaaaaaaatcaaatggtgAATTGCACTTACCAAGTTTGATCAGTAACAAGTTTGTTTAATAAACTAGGCAAGTAACTATGTGTCCAAGTAACAATGTCTGTAGCTACAGCAGATTCCAGATGAAGATGGGTATATAAAAGAAGCCATTCTTTTATCTTACACAGCTGGTCTCGGACGAACTGGCACACTTATTGCCTGTTACATTATGAAGCATTATCGGATGACAGCTGCTGAAACTATTGCATGGATTAGAATAAATAGACCTGGTTCAGTGATTGGACCACAACAACACTTCCTGATGGAGTGAGTAGATTGactataaattatttcaaaaatagatctagatgtctttttctccttcttttatTGTACACTTAATATTCTTTGATATtaatttgttgtgttttgggctttttttccatgttatgACAGCAAACAGGCAGAACTTTGGACGGAAGGAGATATTTTCCGTGCAAAGTTGAAAGAGAACCGTGAAATTGCTGTAACAAGAATTCTGTCAGGAGTGGATGATATTTCAATTAATGACATGGGAAACAGGAGGACCATCC
Coding sequences:
- the CDC14B gene encoding dual specificity protein phosphatase CDC14B isoform X4 — encoded protein: MKRKSWAEARRRAAPASPALKRTRGAASRAAGGETERRQPPPVGPEICLRIADRLYFAILCQKPKSGAANTHYFCIDDELVYENFYADFGPLNLAMVYRYCCKLNKKLKSLSLIRKKIIHYTGFDQKKQANAAFLIGAYAIIYLRESPEDVYRLILTGSVSYLPFRDASFGTCSFHLTLLDCFHAINKALQYGFLDFNTFDVNEYEHYERAENGDFNWIIPNKFIAFSGPHSRSKIENGYPHHAPEAYFPYFRKHKVTTIIRLNKKLYDAKRFIDAGFEHFDLFFADGSTPSDTIVTTFLNICENAEGVIAVHCKAGLGRTGTLIACYIMKHYRMTAAETIAWIRINRPGSVIGPQQHFLMDKQAELWTEGDIFRAKLKENREIAVTRILSGVDDISINDMGNRRTIQKDIELYSDEDETNCVTQGDKLRALKSRRQAKAPTASPLTIQSVPRTRAVLR
- the CDC14B gene encoding dual specificity protein phosphatase CDC14B isoform X3; amino-acid sequence: MKRKSWAEARRRAAPASPALKRTRGAASRAAGGETERRQPPPVGPEICLRIADRLYFAILCQKPKSGAANTHYFCIDDELVYENFYADFGPLNLAMVYRYCCKLNKKLKSLSLIRKKIIHYTGFDQKKQANAAFLIGAYAIIYLRESPEDVYRLILTGSVSYLPFRDASFGTCSFHLTLLDCFHAINKALQYGFLDFNTFDVNEYEHYERAENGDFNWIIPNKFIAFSGPHSRSKIENGYPHHAPEAYFPYFRKHKVTTIIRLNKKLYDAKRFIDAGFEHFDLFFADGSTPSDTIVTTFLNICENAEGVIAVHCKAGLGRTGTLIACYIMKHYRMTAAETIAWIRINRPGSVIGPQQHFLMDKQAELWTEGDIFRAKLKENREIAVTRILSGVDDISINDMGNRRTIQKDIELYSDEDETNCVTQGDKLRALKSRRQAKAPTASPLTWVLAMLVSTLCSIIIWWIVCGSLLPSLLFCLDGLRT
- the CDC14B gene encoding dual specificity protein phosphatase CDC14B isoform X1, with the protein product MKRKSWAEARRRAAPASPALKRTRGAASRAAGGETERRQPPPVGPEICLRIADRLYFAILCQKPKSGAANTHYFCIDDELVYENFYADFGPLNLAMVYRYCCKLNKKLKSLSLIRKKIIHYTGFDQKKQANAAFLIGAYAIIYLRESPEDVYRLILTGSVSYLPFRDASFGTCSFHLTLLDCFHAINKALQYGFLDFNTFDVNEYEHYERAENGDFNWIIPNKFIAFSGPHSRSKIENGYPHHAPEAYFPYFRKHKVTTIIRLNKKLYDAKRFIDAGFEHFDLFFADGSTPSDTIVTTFLNICENAEGVIAVHCKAGLGRTGTLIACYIMKHYRMTAAETIAWIRINRPGSVIGPQQHFLMDKQAELWTEGDIFRAKLKENREIAVTRILSGVDDISINDMGNRRTIQKDIELYSDEDETNCVTQGDKLRALKSRRQAKAPTASPLTVILQSSVQKNKTSEPSISDSTDITKRTTRSAARKNSLKSIQSVPRTRAVLR
- the CDC14B gene encoding dual specificity protein phosphatase CDC14B isoform X5 is translated as MKRKSWAEARRRAAPASPALKRTRGAASRAAGGETERRQPPPVGPEICLRIADRLYFAILCQKPKSGAANTHYFCIDDELVYENFYADFGPLNLAMVYRYCCKLNKKLKSLSLIRKKIIHYTGFDQKKQANAAFLIGAYAIIYLRESPEDVYRLILTGSVSYLPFRDASFGTCSFHLTLLDCFHAINKALQYGFLDFNTFDVNEYEHYERAENGDFNWIIPNKFIAFSGPHSRSKIENGYPHHAPEAYFPYFRKHKVTTIIRLNKKLYDAKRFIDAGFEHFDLFFADGSTPSDTIVTTFLNICENAEGVIAVHCKAGLGRTGTLIACYIMKHYRMTAAETIAWIRINRPGSVIGPQQHFLMDKQAELWTEGDIFRAKLKENREIAVTRILSGVDDISINDMGNRRTIQKDIELYSDEDETNCVTQGDKLRALKSRRQAKAPTASPLTVILQSSVQKNKTSEPSISDSTDITKRTTRSAARKNSLKSLIPQRERRKRNALQQMRLMKLCIQSVPRTRAVLR
- the CDC14B gene encoding dual specificity protein phosphatase CDC14B isoform X2; amino-acid sequence: MKRKSWAEARRRAAPASPALKRTRGAASRAAGGETERRQPPPVGPEICLRIADRLYFAILCQKPKSGAANTHYFCIDDELVYENFYADFGPLNLAMVYRYCCKLNKKLKSLSLIRKKIIHYTGFDQKKQANAAFLIGAYAIIYLRESPEDVYRLILTGSVSYLPFSFHLTLLDCFHAINKALQYGFLDFNTFDVNEYEHYERAENGDFNWIIPNKFIAFSGPHSRSKIENGYPHHAPEAYFPYFRKHKVTTIIRLNKKLYDAKRFIDAGFEHFDLFFADGSTPSDTIVTTFLNICENAEGVIAVHCKAGLGRTGTLIACYIMKHYRMTAAETIAWIRINRPGSVIGPQQHFLMDKQAELWTEGDIFRAKLKENREIAVTRILSGVDDISINDMGNRRTIQKDIELYSDEDETNCVTQGDKLRALKSRRQAKAPTASPLTVILQSSVQKNKTSEPSISDSTDITKRTTRSAARKNSLKSIQSVPRTRAVLR